A genome region from Dendrosporobacter quercicolus includes the following:
- a CDS encoding UDP-N-acetylmuramoyl-tripeptide--D-alanyl-D-alanine ligase, with amino-acid sequence MAAFNVDEIGRVTGGSIANRAGSDFTGVATDSRTIRAGNLFVAIAGERFDGHNFIEQAVLNGAAGVLISRTGLNIPANVSVIAVPDTLKAYQAIAAWHRAKFTIPLVAVTGSNGKTTTKDFTAAVLASRFSVLKTQANYNNEIGLPFTLLQLASGHQAAVVEMGMRGLGEIRELAFLARPTIGIVTNVGETHLELLGSLDNIAAAKAELVEAIPADGVVILNADNDYVRAMQSKSSARVVFYGIQHPCQVRAANIISKGGGTVFDCVWEQTGFTVEIPAVGRHNVYNALAAIAAGLELGLSTAEIKAGLTLFTPGAMRLSMEKLGKYHIINDAYNASPMSMAAAIDTLKEVAPGRRIAVLGDMLELGAIAVDAHCEAGRKLAESGVDIVVTIGPLAAHIAQTARLHGVAAARVCDSHQQAAEYLRAILKPEDTILLKGSRGMKMEKILEKLS; translated from the coding sequence ATGGCTGCATTTAATGTTGACGAAATAGGCCGGGTTACCGGCGGCAGCATCGCCAATCGGGCGGGGTCAGATTTCACCGGTGTTGCGACTGATTCGCGAACCATCCGGGCCGGTAATTTATTTGTGGCGATAGCAGGGGAGCGCTTTGACGGGCATAACTTTATTGAGCAGGCCGTATTAAACGGTGCAGCCGGGGTGCTAATCAGCAGGACCGGCCTGAACATCCCCGCCAATGTCTCCGTAATTGCGGTACCGGACACCTTAAAGGCTTATCAGGCCATTGCCGCCTGGCACCGGGCTAAATTTACCATTCCATTGGTGGCTGTCACCGGTTCCAATGGCAAGACAACAACCAAGGATTTTACTGCCGCCGTATTAGCCAGCCGGTTTTCCGTATTGAAAACCCAGGCCAATTATAATAACGAAATTGGGTTGCCGTTTACGCTGCTTCAATTAGCCAGCGGGCATCAGGCGGCGGTGGTGGAAATGGGAATGCGCGGCTTGGGTGAGATCCGTGAGCTGGCTTTTCTTGCCAGGCCAACCATTGGCATTGTGACCAATGTCGGCGAAACTCACCTGGAGCTGCTCGGTTCGCTTGATAATATTGCCGCAGCGAAAGCTGAACTGGTTGAGGCAATACCTGCCGACGGAGTAGTTATTCTTAATGCCGACAATGATTATGTACGGGCAATGCAGAGCAAAAGCTCCGCCCGGGTTGTCTTTTACGGCATTCAGCACCCCTGTCAGGTAAGGGCGGCCAATATCATCAGCAAGGGCGGCGGGACGGTATTTGACTGTGTGTGGGAGCAGACGGGTTTTACAGTTGAAATTCCGGCTGTCGGCCGGCACAATGTTTATAATGCGCTGGCCGCCATTGCCGCAGGGCTGGAGCTAGGGCTGAGCACTGCTGAAATAAAAGCCGGGTTAACCCTGTTTACGCCAGGCGCTATGCGGTTGTCAATGGAGAAGCTTGGCAAGTACCATATCATTAATGATGCTTATAATGCCAGCCCGATGTCCATGGCGGCGGCAATTGATACGTTAAAAGAAGTTGCGCCCGGCAGACGCATCGCTGTATTGGGGGATATGCTGGAGCTTGGAGCGATAGCTGTTGACGCGCATTGCGAGGCCGGACGGAAACTGGCGGAAAGCGGCGTGGATATTGTTGTGACCATCGGACCGCTGGCTGCTCATATTGCCCAGACCGCCCGGCTGCACGGAGTAGCCGCAGCCAGAGTCTGCGACAGCCATCAACAGGCGGCTGAGTATCTGCGGGCAATACTAAAGCCTGAGGACACTATTTTACTCAAAGGGTCACGCGGCATGAAGATGGAGAAAATATTGGAGAAGTTGTCGTAA
- the murD gene encoding UDP-N-acetylmuramoyl-L-alanine--D-glutamate ligase, with amino-acid sequence MEFKHKTILVLGAGVSGIAVAGILQKHGGRVILNDAKSASKIQQDFTFLERCGIQLIFGRQDESLLADIDYLIVSPGISIHLPLVQTAKALGITVMSEIEVAYRLCRAPIVAITGTNGKTTTTTLIGDMLRTTGRDIVVGGNIGAALSKEVETIGANGLVVAEISSFQLEGIINFRPQIAAVLNITPDHLDRHHSIDLYQQTKEHIFKNQTPADYLVLNYDDEKIRPMAERAAAKVMYFSRKEQLPQGVFVQQGSFTIAWDDQTYVICPVADLKIKGAHNVENVLAACGVAFLAGVEPARLAAVIKTFQGVEHRIEFVAGINGAEYYNDSKATNPESSIKALEAFAGNVILIAGGRDKMTDLAEFTGLIKEKVDQLILLGEAKDRFRAAAIKAGVVNIHTAPSLDEAVILAHHLAKPGQIVLLSPACSSYDMFANYEERGKTFKNLVRKLG; translated from the coding sequence GTGGAATTTAAACATAAAACGATTCTGGTGCTTGGCGCGGGGGTCAGCGGTATCGCGGTAGCCGGTATTTTACAAAAGCATGGCGGCCGGGTAATTCTCAATGACGCCAAATCAGCCTCCAAAATCCAGCAGGATTTTACCTTTTTAGAACGGTGCGGCATTCAACTGATATTCGGCCGGCAGGATGAAAGTCTGCTGGCAGATATTGATTATTTGATTGTATCGCCGGGTATATCGATTCATTTACCGCTTGTTCAAACGGCTAAGGCGCTGGGGATTACAGTGATGAGCGAAATTGAAGTTGCTTACCGCTTATGCCGCGCACCGATTGTTGCGATTACCGGCACAAACGGCAAAACGACGACGACTACGCTGATTGGCGATATGCTTAGAACTACCGGCCGGGATATCGTGGTTGGCGGAAATATCGGCGCGGCGTTAAGTAAAGAAGTGGAAACCATCGGCGCAAACGGGTTGGTGGTTGCGGAAATATCCAGTTTCCAGTTAGAAGGGATTATCAATTTCCGCCCGCAGATCGCTGCGGTGCTGAATATAACGCCCGATCATCTTGACCGCCACCATTCCATTGACTTATACCAACAAACCAAAGAACACATTTTTAAGAATCAGACTCCGGCGGATTATTTGGTATTGAATTATGATGATGAGAAAATCCGGCCGATGGCTGAGCGGGCTGCGGCTAAGGTAATGTATTTCAGCCGAAAGGAACAGCTGCCGCAGGGCGTATTTGTCCAACAGGGAAGCTTCACGATTGCCTGGGATGACCAAACCTATGTAATCTGTCCGGTGGCAGATCTCAAAATTAAAGGCGCTCATAATGTTGAGAATGTTTTGGCCGCCTGCGGCGTGGCCTTTCTGGCCGGGGTAGAACCCGCGCGCTTGGCTGCGGTGATTAAAACCTTTCAGGGAGTGGAGCACCGGATTGAATTTGTCGCCGGAATCAATGGCGCCGAGTATTACAATGACTCTAAGGCGACGAATCCGGAGTCGTCCATTAAGGCGCTTGAGGCTTTCGCGGGCAATGTTATTCTGATTGCCGGCGGCCGTGATAAAATGACTGATCTAGCGGAATTTACCGGCTTAATCAAGGAAAAGGTTGATCAGCTGATCTTGCTTGGCGAGGCCAAAGACCGGTTTCGGGCAGCGGCTATTAAGGCTGGAGTCGTCAATATCCATACTGCGCCATCCTTGGATGAAGCGGTGATTCTGGCTCATCATCTGGCAAAGCCGGGGCAAATCGTCCTGCTGTCACCGGCTTGTTCCAGCTATGATATGTTTGCGAATTATGAGGAGCGGGGTAAAACATTCAAAAATCTGGTCCGTAAATTGGGGTAG
- the spoVE gene encoding stage V sporulation protein E, which produces MAARPKSPDFIIFFAVIALLGIGVIMVYSSSAVSAYVNFNDSYYFLKRQMIWASLGLLCMIFTMNLDYHVWRKLAKPMMLVTLVLLVLVLVPGLGKVVNGARRWLGFGSLYLQPSEIAKLSMVLFTAGSLAKHQEKIGSFIKGVVPQLLMLLVVFGLILKEPDLGTALSIGGTVFVLLFVAGAKLKHLGSLGAAGVAGIIAAVLFEPYRMKRLLAFSDPWADPLDTGYHIIQSLYAIGSGGLFGVGLGRSREKFLYLPEPHTDFIFAILGEELGLIGTLTVIVLFFLFAWRGLKVAISAPDIYGSILATGLTTMIMVQALMNIAVVTASMPVTGIPLPFLSFGGSSLIFTLAGVGILLNISRYVSLK; this is translated from the coding sequence TTGGCCGCTAGACCTAAGTCGCCTGATTTTATCATCTTTTTTGCGGTGATAGCACTGCTGGGAATTGGCGTAATTATGGTGTATAGTTCAAGTGCGGTTTCAGCCTATGTTAATTTTAATGACAGCTATTATTTTCTCAAACGGCAAATGATTTGGGCTTCTTTAGGCTTATTGTGCATGATTTTCACCATGAATCTTGACTACCATGTCTGGCGCAAGCTGGCCAAGCCAATGATGCTTGTAACTTTGGTGCTATTGGTGCTGGTGCTGGTGCCGGGACTGGGCAAGGTCGTCAATGGCGCCAGGCGCTGGCTGGGATTTGGTTCGCTTTATCTGCAGCCTTCGGAAATTGCCAAGTTAAGTATGGTGCTGTTTACGGCAGGCAGTTTGGCAAAACATCAGGAAAAAATCGGCAGCTTTATCAAAGGGGTCGTACCACAGCTCTTAATGCTGCTGGTGGTCTTTGGGTTGATTTTGAAAGAACCTGATCTAGGTACCGCCTTATCAATTGGCGGCACGGTATTTGTACTATTGTTTGTTGCCGGAGCCAAATTGAAGCATTTGGGGTCACTGGGGGCGGCTGGGGTAGCCGGGATCATTGCGGCGGTGCTGTTCGAGCCTTACCGGATGAAGCGCCTGCTGGCTTTTAGTGACCCGTGGGCTGATCCGCTGGATACGGGATATCACATTATTCAGTCGCTGTATGCCATTGGTTCAGGCGGACTGTTTGGGGTAGGCCTGGGCCGGAGCAGAGAGAAATTTTTGTATTTACCCGAGCCGCATACCGATTTCATTTTTGCCATTTTGGGTGAAGAACTGGGATTGATTGGTACGCTTACCGTCATCGTACTTTTTTTCCTGTTTGCCTGGCGGGGGCTGAAGGTTGCCATTTCAGCTCCGGATATTTATGGCAGTATTCTGGCCACAGGACTGACTACTATGATTATGGTGCAGGCCTTGATGAATATTGCGGTGGTAACTGCTTCCATGCCGGTTACCGGAATACCGCTGCCCTTTTTAAGCTTTGGCGGTTCTTCACTGATTTTTACCTTGGCCGGTGTCGGCATATTGCTGAATATATCCCGGTATGTCAGCCTGAAGTAA
- the mraY gene encoding phospho-N-acetylmuramoyl-pentapeptide-transferase — MHELFYAAVMAFIIAIIGGPVIIPLLRQLKFGQSIRQEGPERHYAKAGTPTMGGIIILAALIVPAVYFAGSSLEVWLALFVTLGHGLLGFVDDFIKVVLKRSLGLKARQKLLGQIIMAIALCYIAINYMGRQTDLWIPLLGIHVDLGALYYILIFLVLVGTTNAVNLTDGLDGLAAGTTTVAALAYAIICMHFAKPELAIFCVALAGATLGFLRYNAHPAKVFMGDTGSLALGGALAAVSVMTKTELLLVIVGGVFVIEALSVIIQVISFKSTGRRVFLMSPIHHHFELAGWSENKVVTVFWLVGAVFSAIALVILAVTQSGGI, encoded by the coding sequence ATGCATGAATTGTTTTATGCCGCAGTAATGGCTTTTATCATCGCAATTATCGGCGGACCAGTCATTATTCCATTACTCCGGCAATTGAAATTTGGTCAAAGTATTCGCCAGGAAGGGCCCGAACGGCATTATGCTAAAGCAGGAACCCCGACCATGGGGGGGATCATTATTTTAGCGGCCTTAATTGTTCCGGCAGTGTATTTTGCCGGTTCCAGCCTGGAAGTATGGCTGGCGCTCTTCGTTACGCTGGGGCATGGGTTGCTGGGCTTTGTCGACGATTTTATCAAAGTGGTGCTCAAGCGTTCGCTCGGCCTTAAAGCCAGACAGAAATTATTGGGCCAGATCATCATGGCGATTGCCTTATGTTATATTGCCATCAATTATATGGGACGCCAGACAGATTTATGGATTCCTTTGCTGGGCATTCATGTGGATTTGGGGGCGCTGTATTACATTTTGATCTTTCTGGTGCTTGTAGGAACAACCAACGCCGTCAACCTTACCGATGGCCTTGACGGCCTGGCAGCCGGCACTACTACGGTTGCAGCACTGGCTTATGCCATTATCTGTATGCATTTTGCCAAGCCCGAGCTGGCCATATTCTGCGTCGCACTCGCGGGAGCTACTTTGGGTTTCCTGCGCTATAACGCCCATCCGGCCAAGGTTTTTATGGGCGACACTGGCTCATTGGCTTTAGGCGGGGCGCTGGCCGCTGTTTCGGTCATGACCAAGACGGAATTGCTCCTGGTCATCGTGGGCGGTGTTTTTGTCATTGAAGCTCTGTCGGTCATTATTCAGGTGATTTCATTTAAATCAACCGGACGGCGGGTATTCTTAATGAGTCCAATTCATCACCATTTTGAATTGGCCGGCTGGTCGGAAAATAAAGTTGTTACTGTTTTTTGGCTGGTCGGAGCGGTATTCAGCGCAATCGCATTGGTTATATTGGCAGTTACCCAGTCAGGAGGTATATAG